In Drosophila biarmipes strain raj3 unplaced genomic scaffold, RU_DBia_V1.1 ptg000008l, whole genome shotgun sequence, one DNA window encodes the following:
- the LOC127011783 gene encoding uncharacterized protein LOC127011783 isoform X2, with protein MEKNNFHQGHSNALRHRRTGGVHHQCGPHEEMLICAPTTSLRARADSAQQYPPANMHRPGTDPLDRAPTYLPRQPADCSPCKWSTVGNARSAKADTDADAVVDTKPPRADGNRRENVPTLWI; from the exons ATGGAGAAAAATAACTTCCACCAAGGGCATTCCAACGCATTGAGGCACCGTCGAACTGGAGGCGTACACCATCAGTGCGGCCCCCATGAAGAGATGCTGATCTGCG CACCGACTACCAGCCTCCGCGCCCGTGCTGACTCGGCACAACAATATCCGCCGGCCAACATGCACCGACCGGGCACCGACCCACTGGACCGGGCACCAACCTACTTGCCCCGCcagcctgctgactgctcaccGTGCAAGTGGAGTACGGTGGGAAATGCAAGATCGGCAAAAGCTGACACTGACGCTGACGCAGTCGTCGACACCAAACCACCGAGGGCTGATGGTAACAGAAGAGAGAATGTAccgacactctggatttga